In the genome of Ignavibacteriota bacterium, one region contains:
- a CDS encoding alkaline phosphatase family protein: MYTPFGNQILIDFVKEILKNENLGKGEFTDHLAVSFSTPDKIGHDYGIQSYEVLDTYLRLDEQLSNY; the protein is encoded by the coding sequence TTGTATACACCATTTGGAAATCAAATACTAATTGATTTTGTTAAAGAAATATTAAAAAATGAAAATTTAGGCAAAGGTGAATTTACCGATCATCTCGCCGTGAGTTTTTCAACTCCTGATAAGATTGGACATGATTATGGAATACAGTCTTATGAAGTATTGGATACTTATTTAAGATTGGATGAGCAGCTTTCTAATTACTGA